One Streptomyces hundungensis DNA segment encodes these proteins:
- a CDS encoding DUF4157 domain-containing protein — MFSSAGRGSVHDHDDARRVDAAHGRGPADKPAAKGAAPPQGLRALQHSAGNAAVLQLLRQAGHTGERDEHQHGAGCGHPAQQPAVQRSAVHDVLRGSGRPLDEATRGDMEARLGADFSDVRIHNDAAAKASAAEVGARAYTSGSHVVIGDGGADKHTLAHELTHVIQQRQGPVAGTDNGSGLKVSDPSDRFEREAEANATRVMSGGSSRQSAPPAADSGADRSAPVQSAPAQPAVQRAITVTLDGYASAKNVADKNDLTRQQIGEYYRMVVVDDYQLAVAYAQDGGKRLKGLAKALRTPTGNGAVELDALVAAIQDVIATDVPAELRANKNTRYAVEPQGGYQHQSLPGGKEGVWANDDEMWDEFGQGLGERAQEAQETTGRTGNDPLKQLTWGMAKELLPRPLTNLIFDVRFQLESGTLLDERTPDQLTRRDATPNEPGTLRSWHQDDSGRLPSTGADHSGGPEAFRAQVPAESQGLHDHYRAHSQAGTGSSTLNAAGFPRGFAEYTGTGSNSEHNTKVVLDYIQKRVYLTLTHYQYWGLVVANGRTYFVPSGTQDVVHADGGIRTGMQRQRIAAGTPYRLMSPWVQILA, encoded by the coding sequence ATGTTTTCCAGCGCAGGAAGAGGCTCCGTGCACGACCATGACGATGCCAGAAGGGTCGACGCCGCCCACGGGCGCGGCCCGGCGGACAAGCCCGCGGCCAAGGGTGCCGCACCGCCGCAGGGCCTGCGCGCACTACAGCACTCCGCCGGGAACGCGGCCGTTCTGCAACTGCTCCGCCAGGCCGGTCACACGGGGGAGCGGGACGAGCACCAGCACGGTGCCGGCTGCGGCCACCCGGCCCAGCAGCCCGCGGTGCAGCGGTCCGCCGTGCACGACGTCCTGCGCGGCAGCGGCCGCCCCCTGGACGAGGCGACCCGGGGCGACATGGAGGCGCGGCTCGGCGCGGACTTCTCCGACGTACGCATCCACAACGACGCCGCCGCCAAGGCCTCGGCCGCCGAGGTCGGCGCCCGCGCCTACACCTCGGGCAGCCATGTCGTCATCGGCGACGGCGGGGCCGACAAGCACACGCTGGCCCACGAGTTGACGCATGTCATCCAGCAGCGCCAGGGCCCCGTCGCGGGGACCGACAACGGCTCGGGGCTCAAGGTCTCCGACCCCTCCGACCGGTTCGAGCGCGAGGCGGAGGCCAACGCCACCCGGGTGATGTCGGGCGGCTCCAGCCGGCAGTCCGCGCCCCCGGCCGCCGACTCCGGCGCCGACCGGTCGGCTCCGGTCCAGAGCGCCCCCGCCCAGCCGGCGGTGCAACGCGCCATCACGGTCACCCTCGACGGATACGCGAGCGCCAAGAACGTCGCGGACAAGAACGACCTGACGCGGCAACAGATCGGCGAGTACTACCGGATGGTCGTCGTGGACGACTACCAACTGGCCGTCGCGTACGCCCAGGACGGCGGCAAGCGGCTCAAGGGCCTGGCGAAGGCGCTGCGAACTCCCACCGGAAACGGGGCAGTTGAGCTGGACGCCCTCGTCGCGGCGATCCAGGACGTCATCGCCACCGATGTGCCCGCGGAGCTGCGGGCCAACAAGAACACCCGGTACGCGGTGGAGCCCCAGGGCGGCTACCAGCACCAGAGCCTGCCCGGCGGCAAGGAGGGCGTCTGGGCGAACGACGACGAGATGTGGGACGAATTCGGCCAGGGGCTCGGAGAGCGGGCCCAGGAGGCGCAGGAGACCACCGGCCGCACCGGCAACGACCCCCTCAAGCAGCTGACCTGGGGCATGGCCAAGGAGCTGTTGCCCCGGCCGCTGACGAACCTGATCTTCGACGTGCGGTTCCAGCTGGAGAGCGGCACCCTGCTCGACGAGCGGACACCGGACCAGCTCACCCGCAGGGACGCGACGCCGAACGAGCCGGGCACGCTCAGGAGTTGGCACCAGGACGACTCGGGCCGACTGCCCTCCACCGGCGCAGACCACTCCGGCGGCCCCGAGGCCTTCCGCGCCCAGGTCCCGGCGGAGAGCCAGGGCCTGCACGACCACTACCGCGCCCACTCCCAGGCGGGCACGGGGTCCTCGACCCTGAACGCCGCCGGGTTCCCCCGTGGCTTCGCCGAGTACACGGGAACCGGCTCCAACTCCGAGCACAACACCAAGGTCGTCCTCGACTACATACAGAAGCGCGTCTATCTGACGCTGACGCACTACCAGTACTGGGGCCTGGTCGTCGCCAACGGGCGCACCTACTTCGTGCCCTCCGGCACCCAGGACGTGGTCCATGCCGACGGCGGCATCCGCACCGGGATGCAGCGCCAGCGCATCGCCGCGGGGACGCCGTACCGCCTCATGAGCCCCTGGGTGCAGATCCTGGCGTGA
- a CDS encoding cytochrome c oxidase assembly protein, whose protein sequence is MDHSGHGMDMNMDLPPFTLARGLEWSADPFFLIGCLLGLALYAWGVVRLRRRGDSWPVGRMVFWTVGVLTIALVMCTKLNDYGMVMFSAHMVQHMVISMLSPILLLLGAPVTLALRALPTAPRGHKGPREVLLMLLHSRYMKIVTHPAFTIPLFIASLYGLYFTPLFDFLMESKTGHIAMMVHFLAVGLVFFWPIMGVDPGPHRPGYVMRMLELFAGMPFHAFFGIALMMASEPMISTYKNPPASLGIDALADQQAGGGIAWAFSEIPSVLVLIALVFQWYATEKRHARRTDRAADRDGDKELQAYNAYLASLNTRGQ, encoded by the coding sequence ATGGATCACAGCGGGCACGGCATGGACATGAACATGGACCTGCCGCCGTTCACGCTGGCGCGGGGTCTGGAATGGTCGGCGGACCCCTTCTTCCTCATCGGTTGTCTGCTCGGCCTCGCCCTGTACGCGTGGGGCGTGGTCCGGTTGCGGCGGCGCGGCGACAGCTGGCCGGTCGGCCGGATGGTCTTCTGGACCGTGGGCGTCCTGACCATCGCCCTCGTCATGTGCACCAAGCTGAACGACTACGGCATGGTCATGTTCAGCGCGCACATGGTGCAGCACATGGTGATCAGCATGCTGTCGCCCATCCTGCTGCTGCTCGGCGCGCCGGTCACCCTCGCGCTGCGCGCCCTGCCGACCGCTCCGCGCGGCCACAAGGGCCCGCGTGAGGTGCTGTTGATGCTGCTGCACAGCCGGTACATGAAGATCGTCACGCATCCCGCGTTCACGATCCCGCTGTTCATCGCGAGCCTGTACGGCCTCTATTTCACGCCGCTCTTCGACTTCCTGATGGAGTCCAAGACCGGGCACATCGCGATGATGGTCCACTTCCTCGCGGTCGGTCTGGTCTTCTTCTGGCCGATCATGGGCGTGGACCCGGGTCCGCACCGGCCGGGCTATGTGATGCGGATGCTGGAGCTCTTCGCCGGGATGCCGTTCCACGCCTTCTTCGGCATCGCCCTGATGATGGCCAGCGAGCCCATGATCAGCACGTACAAGAACCCCCCGGCCTCGCTCGGCATCGACGCGCTCGCCGACCAGCAGGCGGGCGGCGGCATCGCCTGGGCGTTCAGCGAGATCCCCTCGGTGCTCGTCCTGATCGCCCTGGTCTTCCAGTGGTACGCCACCGAGAAGCGGCACGCGCGCCGCACCGACCGGGCCGCCGACCGCGACGGCGACAAGGAACTTCAGGCCTACAACGCCTATCTCGCCTCGCTGAACACGCGCGGGCAGTAG
- a CDS encoding acyl-CoA dehydrogenase family protein, whose amino-acid sequence MAEFTMDLNDDQKQVRDWLHGFAKDVIRPAAAEWDEREETPWPVIQEAAKVGIYSLDFYAQQFFDPTGLGIPVAMEELFWGDAGIALSIVGTGLAAVGVLANGTEEQIGTWIPQMYGDVTDVKVAAFCSSEPDAGSDVASMRTKAVYDEAKDEWVLNGTKTWATNGGIANVHVVVAVVDPELGSKGHASFIVPPNTPGLTQGQKFKKHGIRASHTAEVVLEDVRVPGHCLLGGKEKLDERLARSREKAKAGGGERVKNAAMATFEASRPAVGAMAVGTARAAYDYALDYAKTREQFGRPIIDNQGIAFQLADMRTQIDAARLLVWRASWMATTGKKFESAEGSMSKLYASETAKKVTGQAIQILGGNGYTREYPVERMHRDAAIYTIFEGTSEIQRLVIARTLSGMPIR is encoded by the coding sequence ATGGCCGAGTTCACAATGGATCTCAACGACGACCAGAAGCAGGTCCGGGACTGGCTGCACGGCTTCGCCAAGGACGTGATCCGCCCCGCCGCCGCCGAGTGGGACGAGCGTGAGGAGACGCCCTGGCCGGTGATCCAGGAAGCCGCCAAGGTCGGAATCTACTCCCTCGACTTCTATGCGCAGCAGTTCTTCGACCCGACCGGTCTCGGCATCCCGGTCGCCATGGAGGAGCTGTTCTGGGGTGACGCGGGCATCGCCCTCTCCATCGTCGGCACCGGTCTCGCCGCCGTCGGCGTCCTCGCCAACGGCACCGAGGAGCAGATCGGGACCTGGATCCCCCAGATGTACGGCGATGTGACCGACGTCAAGGTCGCCGCCTTCTGCTCCTCCGAGCCGGACGCCGGCTCCGACGTCGCCTCGATGCGTACCAAGGCCGTGTACGACGAGGCCAAGGACGAGTGGGTCCTGAACGGCACCAAGACCTGGGCCACCAACGGCGGCATCGCCAACGTCCATGTCGTCGTGGCGGTCGTCGACCCCGAGCTCGGCTCCAAGGGCCACGCCTCCTTCATCGTGCCGCCGAACACCCCGGGCCTGACCCAGGGCCAGAAGTTCAAGAAGCACGGCATCCGCGCCTCGCACACCGCCGAGGTCGTCCTGGAGGACGTCCGCGTTCCCGGCCACTGCCTGCTCGGCGGCAAGGAGAAGCTCGACGAGCGCCTGGCCCGCTCCCGTGAGAAGGCGAAGGCGGGCGGCGGCGAGCGCGTCAAGAACGCCGCGATGGCCACCTTCGAGGCCTCCCGCCCGGCCGTCGGCGCGATGGCCGTCGGCACCGCGCGGGCCGCGTACGACTACGCCCTCGACTACGCCAAGACCCGCGAGCAGTTCGGCCGGCCCATCATCGACAACCAGGGCATCGCCTTCCAACTCGCCGACATGCGCACCCAGATCGACGCCGCCCGGCTCCTGGTGTGGCGCGCCTCCTGGATGGCGACCACGGGCAAGAAGTTCGAGTCCGCCGAGGGCTCGATGTCCAAGCTGTACGCGAGCGAGACCGCGAAGAAGGTCACCGGGCAGGCGATCCAGATCCTCGGCGGCAACGGCTACACCCGCGAGTACCCGGTGGAGCGCATGCACCGGGATGCTGCCATCTACACCATTTTCGAAGGCACCAGCGAGATCCAGCGCCTCGTCATCGCCCGCACCCTGTCGGGCATGCCGATCCGCTAG
- a CDS encoding TetR family transcriptional regulator → METTQQAEQQRTAAERRRRELLEAADRVVLRDGPKASMNAIAAEAGITKPILYRHFGDKGGLYRALAKRHTDALLSALRAALDAPAERRERVEATLDTYLAAIEARPQVYRFLMHPAEDAPAPESEQGFDVGRHSAPLLRRMGEDLGVVIAERIDLGPGSDVLARVWGHGIVGMMHAAGDWWLGERPCSRAELVRALADLLWGRLAAAADRVDGPGF, encoded by the coding sequence ATGGAGACCACGCAGCAGGCCGAACAGCAGCGAACGGCGGCGGAGCGCCGGCGGCGCGAACTGCTGGAGGCGGCGGACAGGGTGGTGCTACGGGACGGCCCCAAGGCGTCGATGAACGCGATCGCGGCGGAGGCGGGCATCACCAAGCCGATCCTCTACCGCCACTTCGGCGACAAGGGCGGCCTCTACCGGGCGCTCGCCAAGCGGCACACCGACGCCCTGCTCTCCGCGCTGCGGGCCGCGCTCGACGCCCCGGCCGAGCGTCGCGAGCGGGTCGAGGCGACCCTGGACACCTATCTCGCGGCCATCGAGGCGCGGCCCCAGGTCTACCGCTTCCTGATGCACCCCGCCGAGGACGCCCCGGCGCCCGAGTCCGAGCAGGGCTTCGACGTGGGCCGCCACTCGGCGCCGCTGCTGCGCCGCATGGGCGAGGACCTCGGCGTCGTCATAGCCGAGCGGATCGACCTCGGGCCGGGCAGTGACGTGTTGGCCCGGGTCTGGGGGCACGGGATCGTCGGCATGATGCACGCGGCGGGCGACTGGTGGCTGGGTGAACGCCCCTGCTCCCGCGCGGAGTTGGTGCGGGCCCTCGCCGACCTGCTGTGGGGCCGGCTCGCGGCGGCGGCCGACCGCGTGGACGGCCCGGGGTTCTGA
- a CDS encoding 6-phosphofructokinase, with the protein MRIGVLTSGGDCPGLNAVIRSVVHRAVVDHGDEVIGFHDGWKGLLEADYRKLDLDAVGGILARGGTILGSSRVQPAHLRDGVERAKGHVAELGLDAIIPIGGEGTLKAATLLSDAGLPIVGVPKTIDNDIASTDVTFGFDTAVGVATDALDRLKTTAESHQRVLIVEVMGRHTGWIALHSGMAAGAHAIVVPERPFDIDELTELVGRRFSAGKKFAIVVVAEGAKPREGSMQFDVGGTDVYGHERFAGVARQLSIELEQRLGKEARPVILGHVQRGGTPTAYDRVLATRFGWHAVEAAHRGEFGMLTALRGTDIVMVPLAEATATLKTVPAERYAEAECVL; encoded by the coding sequence ATGCGAATTGGTGTGCTCACCTCCGGCGGCGACTGCCCCGGCCTGAACGCCGTCATCCGATCCGTCGTGCACCGCGCGGTGGTCGACCACGGCGACGAGGTCATCGGCTTCCACGACGGCTGGAAGGGCCTGCTCGAAGCCGACTACCGCAAGCTCGACCTCGACGCGGTCGGCGGCATCCTGGCCCGTGGTGGCACCATCCTCGGCTCCTCCCGCGTACAGCCCGCGCACTTGCGCGACGGTGTGGAGCGCGCCAAGGGACATGTCGCGGAGCTCGGCCTCGACGCGATCATCCCGATCGGCGGCGAGGGCACCCTGAAGGCCGCGACGCTCCTGTCGGACGCGGGCCTTCCGATCGTCGGCGTGCCCAAGACGATCGACAACGACATCGCCTCGACGGATGTCACCTTCGGCTTCGACACCGCCGTGGGCGTGGCCACCGACGCGCTCGACCGGCTGAAGACCACCGCCGAGTCGCACCAGCGCGTGCTGATCGTCGAGGTCATGGGCCGTCACACCGGCTGGATCGCGCTGCACTCCGGCATGGCCGCCGGCGCCCACGCCATCGTGGTGCCCGAGCGTCCCTTCGACATCGACGAGCTGACCGAGCTGGTCGGCCGGCGGTTCTCGGCGGGCAAGAAGTTCGCGATCGTGGTCGTCGCCGAGGGCGCCAAGCCGCGTGAGGGCTCGATGCAGTTCGACGTGGGCGGCACCGACGTCTACGGCCACGAGCGCTTCGCAGGCGTCGCCCGGCAGCTCTCCATCGAGCTGGAGCAGCGCCTCGGCAAGGAGGCCCGGCCGGTCATCCTCGGGCACGTCCAGCGCGGTGGCACGCCGACCGCGTACGACCGCGTGCTCGCCACCCGGTTCGGCTGGCACGCGGTGGAGGCCGCCCACCGCGGCGAGTTCGGGATGCTGACCGCGCTGCGCGGCACCGACATCGTGATGGTTCCGCTCGCCGAGGCGACGGCCACCTTGAAGACCGTCCCGGCCGAGCGGTACGCCGAAGCGGAGTGCGTCCTCTAG
- the def gene encoding peptide deformylase: MRHRPIPGSSGSVREMSLLGDRSLHAPCEPVTDFGPALHRLVEDMFATMYAADGVGLAANQIGVAQRVFVYDCPDDEDVRHLGYVVNPRLVEAGGVEVRGPEGCLSLPGLEAPTSRFDRAVVEGADLSGAAVRVEGTGFFARCLQHECDHLDGVVYADRVTGWAKSRLRRAIRKSPWGSAPDPVRA, encoded by the coding sequence ATGCGCCACCGTCCCATTCCCGGCAGTTCCGGCTCCGTACGAGAGATGAGTCTCCTCGGCGACCGCTCGCTGCACGCCCCCTGCGAGCCCGTCACGGACTTCGGTCCCGCGCTGCACCGACTCGTCGAGGACATGTTCGCCACGATGTACGCGGCCGACGGGGTCGGCCTGGCGGCCAACCAGATCGGTGTCGCCCAGCGGGTGTTCGTGTACGACTGCCCCGACGACGAGGACGTACGGCACCTGGGGTACGTCGTCAACCCCCGCCTTGTGGAGGCGGGCGGCGTCGAGGTGCGCGGGCCCGAGGGCTGTCTGTCGCTGCCGGGCCTCGAGGCGCCGACCTCGCGGTTCGACCGAGCGGTGGTGGAGGGGGCGGACCTTTCCGGCGCGGCCGTGCGGGTCGAGGGTACGGGGTTCTTCGCGCGGTGCCTTCAGCATGAGTGCGATCACCTCGACGGGGTGGTGTACGCGGACCGGGTCACGGGTTGGGCCAAGTCCCGCCTGCGACGCGCGATCCGAAAGTCTCCCTGGGGCTCCGCCCCAGACCCCGTTCGCGCCTGA
- a CDS encoding polysaccharide lyase 8 family protein, with the protein MTDPWTRRGFLRATGASALALGIAAAPPASAADAYDALRARWRTLILGSGVDPAVEPFTSKLADLGALAGSLRAAMAPASGSLWPDAVYADPEPDTDQESFGYSARMSVSCTRLRTLAEAYSLPGTGLTGDGALAAAIATGLDHLHDDVYHESRAAFGNWYDWRIGAPQALLDTCVLLYDHLSAAQLGGILTAVDHFVPDSAVAVYGGTSTGANRVDLCRVLALRGVLGKNSAKLSLAGNALSPVFPYVTEGDGLYRDGSFVQHAHVPYTASYGTVMLGGLGLLFALLTDSAWAVSDPARQVVFDAVENAWAPFLYNGLALDCVAGRAISRGVAAGDPAARRQDDHVRGHAILASIVLLGQGATDAENARWRGLVKGWMQRDYYSPPLSDPFLGVPSLALLKGVQDDRTVSAIAEPVGHRIFPNMARATHRRPTWAAAISMADQRITYYETGNGENLHGWHTGSGMLSWWGDTYAGGQYSDDFWPTVDPYRLPGTTASRKVLADAAGGDWGASRPDVHWVGGASDGQRAAIGQYLKGLQSTLLAKKSWFCLDDAIVCLGAGITCRDGTVVESTVDNRNLGPVGNAALTVDGSVQPLTHPWSATLTDVSWVHLAGHAGYVFPGRATVRARREERTGRWSDINKNGAATPVARHYLTLWADHGTDPSGAGYAYLLMPGASAAQSAARAADTGWLSVSANTDDQQGIRVPSLGFTGVTFWFGGTVGALTASAPCAVMISERSDGTAVICVSDPMRAQKTLTLTWRRAVASVTSRPATVTGATTGASLTLTFGDLSGTAGATQSTVVRLG; encoded by the coding sequence ATGACCGATCCCTGGACCCGCCGTGGCTTCCTTCGCGCCACGGGCGCGTCCGCGCTCGCCCTGGGGATCGCCGCCGCCCCGCCGGCGAGCGCCGCCGACGCCTATGACGCGCTGCGCGCCAGATGGCGCACCCTGATCCTCGGGTCGGGCGTCGACCCCGCCGTCGAACCGTTCACGTCCAAGCTCGCCGACCTCGGCGCCTTGGCCGGGTCCCTGCGCGCCGCGATGGCGCCCGCGAGCGGATCCCTGTGGCCCGACGCCGTCTACGCCGACCCCGAGCCGGACACCGATCAGGAGTCGTTCGGCTACTCGGCCCGCATGAGCGTCAGTTGCACCCGGCTGCGCACCCTGGCCGAGGCGTACAGCCTGCCGGGCACCGGCCTCACCGGCGACGGCGCCCTCGCCGCGGCCATCGCCACCGGCCTCGACCACCTCCACGACGACGTCTACCACGAGAGCCGGGCCGCCTTCGGCAACTGGTACGACTGGCGGATCGGCGCCCCACAGGCCCTGCTCGACACGTGCGTGCTGCTGTACGACCACCTCTCCGCGGCCCAACTGGGCGGCATTCTCACGGCAGTCGACCACTTCGTGCCGGACAGTGCCGTCGCCGTCTACGGCGGCACCAGCACCGGCGCCAACCGCGTCGACCTCTGTCGGGTGCTGGCCCTGCGCGGAGTCCTCGGCAAGAACTCCGCGAAGCTCTCCCTGGCCGGGAACGCCCTCTCGCCGGTCTTCCCCTATGTGACCGAGGGAGACGGGCTCTACCGCGACGGCTCCTTCGTCCAGCACGCCCACGTCCCCTACACCGCCTCCTACGGAACGGTGATGCTCGGTGGCCTCGGCCTGCTGTTCGCCCTGCTCACCGACTCCGCCTGGGCGGTATCGGACCCCGCCCGGCAGGTCGTCTTCGACGCGGTGGAGAACGCCTGGGCGCCCTTCCTCTACAACGGCCTCGCCCTGGACTGTGTCGCGGGCCGCGCCATCAGCCGGGGCGTCGCGGCCGGGGACCCCGCGGCCCGCCGCCAGGACGACCATGTGCGCGGCCATGCGATCCTCGCCTCCATCGTGCTGCTGGGCCAGGGCGCCACCGACGCGGAGAACGCCCGATGGCGCGGGCTCGTCAAGGGCTGGATGCAACGGGACTACTACAGCCCGCCGCTGAGCGACCCCTTCCTCGGGGTGCCAAGTCTGGCTCTGCTCAAGGGAGTTCAGGACGACCGCACGGTGTCCGCGATCGCCGAACCCGTGGGCCACCGGATCTTCCCGAACATGGCCCGGGCCACCCACCGCCGGCCCACCTGGGCGGCCGCCATCAGCATGGCCGACCAACGGATCACGTACTACGAGACCGGCAACGGCGAGAACCTGCACGGCTGGCACACCGGCTCCGGAATGCTCTCCTGGTGGGGCGACACCTACGCGGGCGGGCAGTACAGCGACGACTTCTGGCCCACCGTGGACCCCTACCGGCTGCCCGGCACCACCGCCTCGCGCAAGGTCCTCGCCGATGCCGCGGGAGGCGACTGGGGCGCTTCCCGACCGGACGTCCACTGGGTGGGCGGTGCGAGCGACGGGCAGCGGGCCGCGATCGGCCAGTACCTCAAAGGGCTCCAGAGCACCCTGCTCGCCAAGAAGTCCTGGTTCTGCCTCGACGACGCGATCGTGTGCCTGGGCGCGGGCATCACCTGCCGGGACGGCACGGTGGTCGAGTCGACCGTCGACAACCGCAACCTCGGGCCCGTGGGAAACGCCGCCCTCACCGTCGACGGCTCCGTGCAGCCGCTCACCCACCCCTGGTCGGCGACCCTGACCGACGTCTCCTGGGTCCACCTCGCGGGCCACGCGGGCTATGTCTTCCCCGGACGGGCCACCGTACGGGCCCGCCGCGAGGAGCGCACCGGACGCTGGAGCGACATCAACAAGAACGGCGCGGCGACGCCGGTCGCCCGCCACTACCTGACCCTGTGGGCCGACCACGGAACGGACCCGTCCGGCGCCGGCTACGCCTACCTCCTGATGCCGGGCGCCTCCGCGGCCCAGAGCGCCGCGCGCGCCGCCGACACCGGCTGGCTGAGCGTGTCGGCCAACACCGACGACCAGCAGGGCATACGGGTGCCCTCGCTCGGCTTCACCGGCGTCACCTTCTGGTTCGGCGGCACGGTCGGCGCGCTCACCGCGAGTGCGCCGTGCGCCGTGATGATCAGCGAGCGGAGCGACGGCACCGCGGTGATCTGTGTCAGCGACCCCATGCGCGCGCAGAAGACGCTCACCCTCACCTGGAGACGGGCCGTGGCCTCGGTGACCTCACGGCCGGCCACCGTCACGGGCGCGACCACCGGCGCGTCCCTGACCCTCACCTTCGGCGACCTCAGCGGCACCGCCGGAGCCACCCAGAGCACCGTCGTCCGGCTCGGCTGA
- a CDS encoding Mur ligase family protein, producing MSGHVGGAGPLSPRAKLAVTAGKAAAAVSRAAGRGSGSVIGGRVALKLDPDLLGRLATHLDVVLVSATNGKTTTTRLIAEALGASGPVVSNALGANMPAGITSALAGGSDAKYGVIEVDEKYLAGVARDVTPKAIALLNLSRDQLDRAAETRMLAEKWREGLSGTKAVVIANADDPLVVWAASSSPNVVWVAAGQEWKDDAWSCPACGGVMQRPGDDWFCGECGFRRPAPSWVLNGDYVLDPHGSAWPIHLQLPGRANKANAATSAAVAAVFGVPPQVALERMYQVQAVAGRYDVVTFQGRELRLLLAKNPAGWLETFSLIDPPPTPVVLSVNARGADGTDTSWLWDVDYTRLAGHPIFVIGDRKLDLAVRLEVANLNFRVCESLEECTQLAPPGRIELIANYTAFQDVRRVVGN from the coding sequence ATGTCAGGACACGTTGGAGGTGCCGGGCCCCTGTCACCGCGAGCCAAGCTGGCGGTGACCGCGGGCAAGGCCGCCGCGGCGGTGTCGCGCGCGGCGGGCCGGGGCAGTGGATCGGTGATCGGCGGGCGCGTCGCGCTCAAGCTCGACCCCGATCTGCTCGGGCGGCTCGCCACTCATCTGGACGTCGTCCTGGTGTCGGCGACGAACGGCAAGACGACCACGACCCGGCTGATCGCCGAGGCACTGGGGGCCAGCGGCCCCGTGGTGTCGAACGCGCTCGGCGCGAACATGCCGGCCGGCATCACCTCGGCGCTCGCCGGCGGTTCGGACGCCAAGTACGGCGTGATCGAGGTCGACGAGAAGTATCTGGCGGGCGTCGCGCGCGATGTGACGCCGAAGGCGATCGCGCTCCTGAACCTCTCGCGCGACCAGCTCGACCGCGCCGCCGAGACCCGGATGCTCGCCGAGAAGTGGCGCGAGGGCCTGTCCGGCACCAAGGCCGTGGTCATCGCCAACGCGGACGACCCGCTGGTGGTGTGGGCCGCGTCCTCCTCCCCCAATGTGGTGTGGGTGGCGGCCGGTCAGGAGTGGAAGGACGACGCCTGGTCGTGCCCCGCCTGCGGCGGTGTGATGCAGCGGCCCGGCGACGACTGGTTCTGCGGCGAGTGCGGTTTCCGCCGCCCGGCGCCGAGTTGGGTCCTCAACGGCGACTACGTACTGGACCCGCACGGCTCGGCCTGGCCGATCCACCTCCAGCTTCCCGGCCGCGCCAACAAGGCCAACGCCGCCACCTCCGCCGCGGTCGCCGCGGTGTTCGGGGTGCCGCCGCAGGTCGCCCTGGAACGCATGTACCAGGTGCAGGCGGTGGCCGGCCGCTATGACGTCGTCACCTTCCAGGGCCGGGAGCTGCGGCTGCTGCTCGCGAAGAACCCGGCGGGCTGGCTCGAAACGTTTTCCCTCATCGACCCGCCGCCCACGCCGGTCGTCCTGTCCGTCAACGCCCGGGGCGCGGACGGCACGGACACCTCCTGGCTGTGGGACGTCGACTACACCCGGCTCGCGGGTCACCCGATCTTCGTGATCGGCGACCGCAAGCTGGACCTCGCGGTGCGTCTGGAGGTCGCGAACCTGAACTTCCGGGTCTGCGAGAGCCTGGAGGAGTGCACCCAGCTGGCGCCGCCCGGGCGGATCGAGCTGATCGCCAACTACACCGCTTTCCAGGACGTCCGCCGCGTCGTCGGCAACTGA
- a CDS encoding type 1 glutamine amidotransferase, protein MADNSLRLVWVYPDLLSTYGDQGNALVVERRARQRGLDVHRLDVRSDQPIPTSGDIYLIGGGEDRPQRLAAERLRRDTGLSRAASNGAIIFSVCAGYQILGHEFINDVGERQEGLGLLDVISTRGEGERCVGDVLGDIDERLGLPQLTGFENHQGVTHLGPTARPFARVRMGKGNGTGDGTEGAYNDTVFGTYMHGPVLARNPQIADMLLKLALDVNALPPTDDRWYEALRAERIASATAPA, encoded by the coding sequence ATGGCAGACAACAGCCTGCGCCTCGTGTGGGTCTACCCCGACCTGCTGAGCACCTACGGCGACCAGGGGAACGCCCTGGTCGTGGAGCGCCGGGCGCGCCAGCGCGGTCTGGACGTGCACCGGCTCGACGTCCGCAGCGACCAGCCGATCCCGACCTCCGGTGACATCTACCTCATCGGCGGCGGCGAGGACCGGCCGCAGCGGCTCGCGGCCGAGCGGCTGCGCCGCGACACCGGTCTGAGCCGCGCCGCCTCCAACGGCGCGATCATCTTCTCGGTCTGCGCCGGGTACCAGATCCTCGGGCACGAGTTCATCAACGACGTCGGCGAGCGCCAGGAGGGCCTCGGCCTGCTCGACGTGATCTCGACCCGCGGCGAGGGCGAGCGCTGCGTCGGCGACGTGCTCGGCGACATCGACGAGCGCCTCGGGCTGCCCCAGCTGACCGGTTTCGAGAACCACCAGGGCGTCACCCACCTCGGCCCGACCGCCCGCCCGTTCGCCCGGGTGCGCATGGGCAAGGGCAACGGCACCGGGGACGGCACCGAGGGCGCGTACAACGACACCGTCTTCGGCACGTACATGCACGGCCCGGTCCTCGCGCGCAATCCGCAGATCGCGGACATGCTCCTGAAGCTGGCCCTCGACGTGAACGCGCTGCCGCCGACCGACGACCGGTGGTACGAGGCGCTGCGCGCGGAGCGCATCGCGTCGGCGACCGCGCCCGCGTAA